The nucleotide window ACTGACGCTACGCGCCTGCAACTGCTCGACCAGCCGCGTCTGCGCCTGCAACGTCTTGGCGACCACCATCAGGCCGGTGGTGTCCTTGTCCAGACGATGCACGATGCCGGCGCGCGGCACGTTGATCAGATCCGGCACGTGGTGTAGCAACGCATTGAGCAGCGTGCCGTCGGCATGTCCGGCAGCTGGATGCACGACCAACCCGGCCGGCTTGTCGATGACCAGGATGTGCTCGTCTTCGTAGACGATATCAAGCGGAATCTCCTGTGCCAGCCACTCGCCCTGCGCCTGCTGCTCGGCGTTCAGTTCGAGGATCGCGCCGGCGTGCACCGTATCGCGCGGGCGCAGCACGGCGCCGTCGACCCTAAGCAGGCCGTCCTTGATCCAGGCAGCCAGGCGCGAACGCGAATACTCGGAAAACAACTGTGCTGCGACCTGGTCGAGACGTTGGCCGCCGAGGTCGAACGGCACCTCGGCACGCATATGAATAGCCTGTTTGGAAATCTCGGACATAGGGGCACTGCGGCGGGGGCGCAGGCTTTGGTTTCGCCTGCACGCTTGTGTTTAAATACGGCGTCTTTGTCCCGGCTGACCGGGGCGCTCATCATAACAGGACGGCTCCGTGCGAGACAGCCAGCCGTCACAGGGACGCAAGCCGCCATGCAAGTGAAACACCTGCTGCTGATCGCCATCCTCGCACTTACCGCCGCCTGCTCCTCCACCGAGACCGTCGACGAAAACCTGGGTGAGGTCGAACTGTATCAGCAGGCCCAAGCCGACCTGGACAACAAGGCTTACACCAGCGCCATCAGCAAGCTCAAGGCCCTGGAATCGCGCTATCCGTTCGGCCGCTTCGCCGAGCAGGCCCAGCTGGAACTGATCTACGCCTACTACCGCAACCTCGAACCGGAAGCCGCGCGCTCCTCGGCGGAACGCTTCATCCGCCTGCACCCGCAGCATCCGAACGTCGACTATGCCTACTACCTCAAGGGGCTGGCCTCGTTCGATCAGGATCGCGGCCTGCTCGCCCGCTTCCTGCCGCTGGACATGACCAAGCGCGACCCTGGTGCCGCCCGCGATTCGTTCAACGAGTTCGCCCAGCTTACCAGCCGCTACCCCAACAGCCGCTATGCCCCGGACGCCAAGGCGCGCATGATCTACCTGCGCAACCTGCTGGCGGCCAACGAGATCCACGTGGCGCATTACTACCTCAAGCGCCAGGCCTACGTCGCCGCTGCCAACCGTGGCCGCTACGTGGTGGAAAATTTTCAGGGCACGCCGGCAGTCGCCGACGGCCTGGCAGTGATGACCGAGGCCTATCAGCGTCTGGGCCTCGAGGAGCTGGCGGCGACCAGCCTGCAGACCCTCGAGGCCAACTACCCGGACCACGAGACGCTGGAAGACGGCACCTTCACCCCACGCGAAACCGAGGCCGACACCCGCGGCTGGTTGAGCCAGGCCACCCTCGGCCTGATCGAAAGCGAAGCGCCGCGCCCGGACACCTCGCGCGCCAATCGGGACGTGATTCGGCAGTACGAAGCCGCCGCGCAGGACCTGCCAGAAGAACTGCGCCCCGTACTCAAGGAAGCCGAACAACCGAGTGGAGAACGCTCCTGGTGGAGCTACCTGACCTTCG belongs to Pseudomonas phenolilytica and includes:
- the rluD gene encoding 23S rRNA pseudouridine(1911/1915/1917) synthase RluD, which encodes MSEISKQAIHMRAEVPFDLGGQRLDQVAAQLFSEYSRSRLAAWIKDGLLRVDGAVLRPRDTVHAGAILELNAEQQAQGEWLAQEIPLDIVYEDEHILVIDKPAGLVVHPAAGHADGTLLNALLHHVPDLINVPRAGIVHRLDKDTTGLMVVAKTLQAQTRLVEQLQARSVSRIYEAIVVGVVITGGTVDAPIGRHGQQRQRMAVVEGGKPAVSHFRVLERFRAHTHVRVKLETGRTHQIRVHMTHIGYPLVGDPLYAGRFRIPPAANPTLVQTLREFPRQALHARFLELDHPATGERMKWESTLPDDFVWLLTLLQQDREAFVG
- a CDS encoding outer membrane protein assembly factor BamD: MQVKHLLLIAILALTAACSSTETVDENLGEVELYQQAQADLDNKAYTSAISKLKALESRYPFGRFAEQAQLELIYAYYRNLEPEAARSSAERFIRLHPQHPNVDYAYYLKGLASFDQDRGLLARFLPLDMTKRDPGAARDSFNEFAQLTSRYPNSRYAPDAKARMIYLRNLLAANEIHVAHYYLKRQAYVAAANRGRYVVENFQGTPAVADGLAVMTEAYQRLGLEELAATSLQTLEANYPDHETLEDGTFTPRETEADTRGWLSQATLGLIESEAPRPDTSRANRDVIRQYEAAAQDLPEELRPVLKEAEQPSGERSWWSYLTFGLFD